One window from the genome of Gadus macrocephalus chromosome 7, ASM3116895v1 encodes:
- the supt20 gene encoding transcription factor SPT20 homolog isoform X2, producing MQQVLEYALDRAEYIVESARQRPAKRRIVSGGRKSLYQKLYELYLEECEKEPELKNLRRNVNLLEKLVSQESVPCLVVNLYPGNEGYSLMLRGKNGSDSETIRLPYEEAELLEYLDSEELPPILVDLLEKSQVNIFHCGCVIVEVRDYRQSGSAKMPSYQSRHILLRPTMQTLICDVHAMTSDHHKWTQDDKLQLESQLLLATAEPLCLDPSISVTCTANRLLYNKQKMNTRSMKRCFKRHSRASLNRQQELSHLPTPPQLRLYDYLQRRKERRPAPAIDLKISKTGNCVDMWKQNSCQLTVPREIDVEKYAVVERSLQLEDPQPVVIWPAEEVMDDYTFECEVGGQAQRTTVSIFQSMGDPLVYGKIYCAKEPKTEDDSSDLKLIHPPFLIGSKIDADRFLTQYKGVYEKDVKCAVKMSHSSVSLAPPSPSKDTEGDGLSAMVQTSVLGKGVKHRPPPIKLPSGTSSSTSGNLYSPQATSGLLKCPTPPPVKNQSLTRKHSLELGQMGLLSPAALSPMASTQRSGTPSKPSTPTNTPCSTPHPLDSLLCSPLSLAPAGPDHPQGLLPTQGPAALLAPYATQQQQQQQQQQQQQQQQLALSQSLPVMTIPLPTIATGTTAPPVMAGPAGLNFINVVGSVCSPQTLMTGSNPMLGPSLNLSGLLPAGGLMPAMQSTQTGSPFGLNSNTGLGPLNLLQIPTGPLIFNSLQQQQLSQFSPQQSQSATSSPQQQGELGEQEQSLANQQTAVLNLGVGGFMSPQGAVAILAAPNAAANGFGGGGGGPQGGAAAAYRQPAKK from the exons ATG CAACAAGTTTTAGAATATGCATTGGATCGAGCCGAG TACATTGTTGAAAGTGCTCGACAACGACCTGCCAAAAGAAGAATTGTATCTGGTGGCAGAAAAAGTTTGTATCAGAAACTCTATGAGCTGTACCTGGAGGAGTGTGAAAAAGAGCCTGAGTTAAAG AATTTGAGAAGAAATGTGAATCTACTGGAGAAGTTGGTGTCCCAGGAGTCGGTACCCTGCCTGGTGGTCAACCTGTATCCGGGCAATGAAGGCTACTCCCTCATGCTCCGCGGCAAGAATGGATCTG ACTCCGAGACGATCCGGCTGCCGTATGAAGAGGCGGAGCTGCTGGAGTACCTGGACTCCGAGGAGCTGCCCCCCATCCTGGTCGACCTGCTGGAGAAGTCCCAG GTGAACATCTTCCACTGTGGCTGCGTGATCGTCGAGGTGAGGGACTACCGACAGTCTGGCAGTGCCAAGATGCCCTCCTACCAGAGCAGACACATCCTGCTCAGACCCACTATGCAG ACTCTGATCTGTGATGTCCATGCCATGACCAGTGACCACCACAAATGGACACAG GACGATAAGCTCCAGCTGGAGAGCCAGCTGCTCCTGGCCACGGCGGAGCCCCTGTGCCTGGACCCGTCCATCTCCGTCACCTGCACGGCCAACCGGCTGCTGTACAACAAGCAGAAGATGAACACGCGCTCCATGAAACG gtgtTTCAAGAGGCACTCGCGCGCGTCGCTCAACAGACAGCAGGAACTGTCTCACCTGCCGACCCCGCCCCAGCTGCGTCTCTATGACTACCTGCAGCGGCGGAAGGAGAGGCGCCCGGCCCCCGCCATCGACCTCAAGATCTCCAAGACTGGAAAc TGTGTGGACATGTGGAAGCAGAACAGCTGCCAGCTGACTGTACCCAGGGAAATAGAT GTGGAGAAGTACGCTGTGGTGGAGAGGTCCCTGCAGCTGGAGGACCCCCAGCCTGTGGTCATCTGGCCCGCCGAG GAGGTGATGGACGACTACACGTTTGAATGTGAGGTGGGGGGCCAGGCCCAGAGGACCACGGTCTCCATCTTCCAGTCGATGGGAGACCCGCTGGTCTACGGCAAGATCTACTGTGCCAAAGAACCAAAGACCGAGGACGACTCCTCGGACCTTAAGCTCATCCACCCACC TTTCCTCATAGGCTCAAAGATTGATGCAGACCG CTTCCTCACGCAGTACAAAGGAGTGTACGAGAAAGATGTCAAGTGTGCGGTGAAGATGTCCCATAGCTCGGTCAGCttggcccctccctctcccagcaaGGACACAGAG GGAGACGGCCTGTCTGCCATGGTCCAGACGTCGGTCCTGGGTAAAGGGGTGAAGCATCGGCCCCCTCCAATCAAACTACCGTCAggaaccagcagcagcacctcaG GTAACCTCTACAGCCCCCAGGCCACGAGCGGCCTCCTCAAGTGCCCCACGCCGCCTCCGGTCAAGAACCAGTCTCTCACCAGGAAGCACTCCCTGGAGCTGGGTCAGATGGGCCTGCTGTCCCCCGCCGCCCTCTCCCCCATGGCCTCCACCCAGA GGTCGGGCACCCCCTCCaagccctccacccccaccaacaccccctGCTCCACGCCCCACCCGCTGGACTCCCTGCTgtgctcccccctctccctggccCCGGCGGGCCCGGACCACCCCCAGGGCCTGCTGCCCACCCAGGGCCCGGCCGCCCTGCTGGCCCCCTACGccacgcagcagcagcagcagcagcagcagcagcagcagcagcagcagcagcagctggccctgAGCCAGTCGCTGCCCGTCATGACCATCCCCCTGCCCACCATCGCCACGGGGACCACCGCCCCCCCCGTCATGGCGGGCCCGGCCGGCCTCAACTTCATCAACGTGGTGGGCTCCGTCtg cagtcCACAGACACTAATGACCGGCTCCAACCCCATGCTGGGCCCCAGCCTTAACCTGAGCGGGCTCCTGCCGGCAGGGGGCCTGATGCCCGCCATGCAGTCCACCCAGACCG GGAGTCCCTTTGGTCTGAACAGCAACACTGGGTTAGGACCTCTCAACCTGCTGCAG atCCCTACGGGTCCTCTGATCTTTAActcactgcagcagcagcagctgtcccAGTTCTCTCCCCAGCAGAGCCAGTCGGCCACTTCCAGTCCCCAGCAGCAGGGGGAGCTG GGTGAACAGGAGCAGAGTTTGGCCAACCAACAAACGGCCGTTCTCAACCTGGGAGTAGGGGGCTTCATGTCTCCACAGGGTGcag TTGCAATTCTTGCGGCACCAAATGCAGCAGCGAACGGCttcggcggtggcggcggcggcccgcAGGGAGGAGCCGCCGCCGCATACCGCCAACCTGCCAAGAagtaa
- the supt20 gene encoding transcription factor SPT20 homolog isoform X1 — MQQVLEYALDRAEYIVESARQRPAKRRIVSGGRKSLYQKLYELYLEECEKEPELKNLRRNVNLLEKLVSQESVPCLVVNLYPGNEGYSLMLRGKNGSDSETIRLPYEEAELLEYLDSEELPPILVDLLEKSQVNIFHCGCVIVEVRDYRQSGSAKMPSYQSRHILLRPTMQTLICDVHAMTSDHHKWTQDDKLQLESQLLLATAEPLCLDPSISVTCTANRLLYNKQKMNTRSMKRCFKRHSRASLNRQQELSHLPTPPQLRLYDYLQRRKERRPAPAIDLKISKTGNCVDMWKQNSCQLTVPREIDVEKYAVVERSLQLEDPQPVVIWPAEEVMDDYTFECEVGGQAQRTTVSIFQSMGDPLVYGKIYCAKEPKTEDDSSDLKLIHPPFLIGSKIDADRFLTQYKGVYEKDVKCAVKMSHSSVSLAPPSPSKDTEGDGLSAMVQTSVLGKGVKHRPPPIKLPSGTSSSTSGNLYSPQATSGLLKCPTPPPVKNQSLTRKHSLELGQMGLLSPAALSPMASTQRSGTPSKPSTPTNTPCSTPHPLDSLLCSPLSLAPAGPDHPQGLLPTQGPAALLAPYATQQQQQQQQQQQQQQQQLALSQSLPVMTIPLPTIATGTTAPPVMAGPAGLNFINVVGSVCSPQTLMTGSNPMLGPSLNLSGLLPAGGLMPAMQSTQTGSPFGLNSNTGLGPLNLLQIPTGPLIFNSLQQQQLSQFSPQQSQSATSSPQQQGELGEQEQSLANQQTAVLNLGVGGFMSPQGAVLSQLGCGRDRSSSLLAPPRLQQQLQPRIQLQFLRHQMQQRTASAVAAAARREEPPPHTANLPRSKRKRSTPQAMPK; from the exons ATG CAACAAGTTTTAGAATATGCATTGGATCGAGCCGAG TACATTGTTGAAAGTGCTCGACAACGACCTGCCAAAAGAAGAATTGTATCTGGTGGCAGAAAAAGTTTGTATCAGAAACTCTATGAGCTGTACCTGGAGGAGTGTGAAAAAGAGCCTGAGTTAAAG AATTTGAGAAGAAATGTGAATCTACTGGAGAAGTTGGTGTCCCAGGAGTCGGTACCCTGCCTGGTGGTCAACCTGTATCCGGGCAATGAAGGCTACTCCCTCATGCTCCGCGGCAAGAATGGATCTG ACTCCGAGACGATCCGGCTGCCGTATGAAGAGGCGGAGCTGCTGGAGTACCTGGACTCCGAGGAGCTGCCCCCCATCCTGGTCGACCTGCTGGAGAAGTCCCAG GTGAACATCTTCCACTGTGGCTGCGTGATCGTCGAGGTGAGGGACTACCGACAGTCTGGCAGTGCCAAGATGCCCTCCTACCAGAGCAGACACATCCTGCTCAGACCCACTATGCAG ACTCTGATCTGTGATGTCCATGCCATGACCAGTGACCACCACAAATGGACACAG GACGATAAGCTCCAGCTGGAGAGCCAGCTGCTCCTGGCCACGGCGGAGCCCCTGTGCCTGGACCCGTCCATCTCCGTCACCTGCACGGCCAACCGGCTGCTGTACAACAAGCAGAAGATGAACACGCGCTCCATGAAACG gtgtTTCAAGAGGCACTCGCGCGCGTCGCTCAACAGACAGCAGGAACTGTCTCACCTGCCGACCCCGCCCCAGCTGCGTCTCTATGACTACCTGCAGCGGCGGAAGGAGAGGCGCCCGGCCCCCGCCATCGACCTCAAGATCTCCAAGACTGGAAAc TGTGTGGACATGTGGAAGCAGAACAGCTGCCAGCTGACTGTACCCAGGGAAATAGAT GTGGAGAAGTACGCTGTGGTGGAGAGGTCCCTGCAGCTGGAGGACCCCCAGCCTGTGGTCATCTGGCCCGCCGAG GAGGTGATGGACGACTACACGTTTGAATGTGAGGTGGGGGGCCAGGCCCAGAGGACCACGGTCTCCATCTTCCAGTCGATGGGAGACCCGCTGGTCTACGGCAAGATCTACTGTGCCAAAGAACCAAAGACCGAGGACGACTCCTCGGACCTTAAGCTCATCCACCCACC TTTCCTCATAGGCTCAAAGATTGATGCAGACCG CTTCCTCACGCAGTACAAAGGAGTGTACGAGAAAGATGTCAAGTGTGCGGTGAAGATGTCCCATAGCTCGGTCAGCttggcccctccctctcccagcaaGGACACAGAG GGAGACGGCCTGTCTGCCATGGTCCAGACGTCGGTCCTGGGTAAAGGGGTGAAGCATCGGCCCCCTCCAATCAAACTACCGTCAggaaccagcagcagcacctcaG GTAACCTCTACAGCCCCCAGGCCACGAGCGGCCTCCTCAAGTGCCCCACGCCGCCTCCGGTCAAGAACCAGTCTCTCACCAGGAAGCACTCCCTGGAGCTGGGTCAGATGGGCCTGCTGTCCCCCGCCGCCCTCTCCCCCATGGCCTCCACCCAGA GGTCGGGCACCCCCTCCaagccctccacccccaccaacaccccctGCTCCACGCCCCACCCGCTGGACTCCCTGCTgtgctcccccctctccctggccCCGGCGGGCCCGGACCACCCCCAGGGCCTGCTGCCCACCCAGGGCCCGGCCGCCCTGCTGGCCCCCTACGccacgcagcagcagcagcagcagcagcagcagcagcagcagcagcagcagcagctggccctgAGCCAGTCGCTGCCCGTCATGACCATCCCCCTGCCCACCATCGCCACGGGGACCACCGCCCCCCCCGTCATGGCGGGCCCGGCCGGCCTCAACTTCATCAACGTGGTGGGCTCCGTCtg cagtcCACAGACACTAATGACCGGCTCCAACCCCATGCTGGGCCCCAGCCTTAACCTGAGCGGGCTCCTGCCGGCAGGGGGCCTGATGCCCGCCATGCAGTCCACCCAGACCG GGAGTCCCTTTGGTCTGAACAGCAACACTGGGTTAGGACCTCTCAACCTGCTGCAG atCCCTACGGGTCCTCTGATCTTTAActcactgcagcagcagcagctgtcccAGTTCTCTCCCCAGCAGAGCCAGTCGGCCACTTCCAGTCCCCAGCAGCAGGGGGAGCTG GGTGAACAGGAGCAGAGTTTGGCCAACCAACAAACGGCCGTTCTCAACCTGGGAGTAGGGGGCTTCATGTCTCCACAGGGTGcag tgCTGTCCCAGCTAGGCTGTGGGCGTGACAGGTCTAGCTCCCTGCTGGCTCCGCCCAGGcttcagcagcagctccagcctCGCATCCAA TTGCAATTCTTGCGGCACCAAATGCAGCAGCGAACGGCttcggcggtggcggcggcggcccgcAGGGAGGAGCCGCCGCCGCATACCGCCAACCTGCCAAGAagtaagaggaagaggagcacacCGCAAGCCATGCCCAAGTGA